TGGATATCAGGACCTTTGCCATTGTGGCCGCCATCGAGCTGGATGATGCGTCGCATCTGAAAAAACACCGGGTTCGCCGGGATATCCTGCTGGAAGAAGTACTCAGGCAGGCGGGCATTCCGCTGCTGAGAGACCGGGATGCTGAAAAGCTGGTCAGACAGATCAGGGCGTTTTTAATACGTCGGGAAACTGAAACTATCACCACACCATTGACGGTGGTCAGGGGAGAATACAAAGGATGAACAGGAAAATAGCAGTAATAAACAGAACCCGTGTCCGCACAGGATTTGTGGCCGGAGTCCTCAGCCTGAGCCTGTTAGCGCTGGCGCCGGCAGTCGACGCCGCGACCATCGAGACAGGTTTTTCTCCGGAAGGCACAGCCCTGCAGTTGGTCCTGAAGACCCTCGATTCCGCGCAGCAGGAAATCCGGCTGATGGGGTATTCCTTCACCTCCCCGGAGGTGGTTCGCTCACTCATCGCGGCGAAACGACGTGGGGTGGATGTCCGCGTGGTGCTGGACCAGAAGGCAAATAGCGGAAAAGCCAGCATGGCCGCCCTGAACCTGCTGGCCAGCGCGGGCATTCCGGTTCGTACGGTCAGCGCCTACAAAATTTTGCACGACAAAGTGATCGTCGCGGACAGGCGCAATACAGAGGCCGGCTCGTTCAATTTCAGCCGTGCCGCTGACCGTTCGAATTCAGAGAATGTGCTGGTTGTATGGGATGACCCGGCTCTTGCCCAGCGCTACCTGCAGCACTGGTCGTCTCGCTGGTCACAGGGAACGGACTGGAAACAGACATACTGACACCGCCATAAACGATCCCCGGACGTAAACCGTGCGCCAACGTGGGTTACGTCCATAAAGTAAGTCGCTGATTTCAGGAATCTGTAGTATTCTCTGCAAACGATCCTTTTTTAGATCCTTGAGGAGGCAGAGATGTCGCAGATTGATAATGCAGTAACTTCCTCTTCTAAAGATAAGCGGGTCTATCGTAAAGGTAGTCCAATGTCAGCCTCTGAAAAACAGATGGCCGCAGTTGCAAGAAAGCGTGTCACACATAAAGAAATCAAAGTCTTTGTACGCAACCCATTGAAAGATATCCTTATTGATCTCTGTAGCCGTGATGGAATAACGCAAGCCCAACTTGTTGAAAAATTGCTCGAAAAGGAATTCAAAGCTCAGGGGTTACTCAAGTAAAGTCTTTACTTTGATTTGAAGCGTGCTAGATTACTGATCGTTTAATGAATTTTGGTGGCTGGCCACGCCGTAAGGTGGCAGGGAACTGGTTCTGATGAGGTGTCTACCCGGAGCCGGAAAAGACAAAACCCCGATAATCTTTCTATTCTTGGCGGGACAGAAGATTAACGGGGCCTTAATAAACTGCATAGAAGCTGTTGCTCTATGCAGGGAGTATAGTTTTATGCTCAGAAAACTGCAATACCCGTTTCTGTGCCATTTGCTCCTTCCGTGCAACATAAGCGCGGGATGGTGTGACTGAACAGCACAATCCGCAACACTGGAGTCAGCTGGATACGGAAGAACAGATCCGTTTCTGGCAGGGCGTTGAAGATGGCCACGTTGAATCTTTTCTGGTTTCCCCGGAGAAGAAGCGTACCCGTCGCCGTCGTGGTGAGCACTCCACCAAACCCAAATGCGAAAACCCGTCCTGGTTCCGGCCGTCTCACTATAAGGCGCTCGGTGGCCAGCTTGGCCACGCCTATAACCGTCTGGTGAAGAAAGATCCGGTCACGGGGCAATTCAGCCTGCGCATGCATATGTCCCTGCACCCGTTCTATGTCCGGGAACGGCAGCGCGCCGGGCGAAAATATGCTTTCCGTCCTGAAAAACAACGTCTCCTTGATGCGCTGTGGCCGGTGCTGGTCAGCTTCTGTGATGCCGGTAAACACACGGTAGGGATGTGCGTGTCCAGGCTGGCCAGAGAGCTCAGTCCGAAAGACGCCAAAGGTAAAGTCATTCCGGAAACCGAAGTGACCATTCGCCGGGTTTCGGCGCTGATAGCTGAGCAGGTCCGCTTTGGTGTCCTGGGGGTGTCAGAAGAAACCGCCTGGGATCGGGAGTCCCGTAAACGTCTGCCAAAGTACGTGTGGATCACCGCCGCCGGCTTTAAGATGCTGGGCGTTGATTTAATGAAGCTGCAGGAGCAGCAGCTGAAGAAACTGTGCGAAAGCGAGGAACGTCAGGCGCTCATTAAAGAGGGCCTGTTAGGCGAGCATGAGGAGATTTCTGTCCATAAGGCGCGCAAGCGCTGGTATCAGCAGCGCAGCCTTGAAGCCCTGAAATACCGCCGGGCAAAAGGAGCGGCACGTAAGCGTGCCAACCGTCTGGCCAGAATGCCCCAGGATCGCCAGGTCTATGAAATGGCCTGCTGGCTGAAGAAGACGCTGCCGGCAGACGAACTCTATGGCTATTCCGCAGACAAACTTGAGCAGCTGGCGGTACAGCACCTGTACCAGCTGGAATTGTCGCTGAGTCACTCACCGCCGCATTAGTCCGGAGAGCCACAACCTGTTTATTTAACAGCCCCTCCGGGGCTTTTTGTGCTGGTTTTTTTCGGCTATTTTCACCTCATCATCTTTTCCCTGCCGGAATTATTCTCTTCCCCTGACGACTCCGCCGGCATGATGGCCATGAAACGCACCATCATGGTCAGTTATCCACATAAACCCGCAAACAGATAAGTTTCAGTTTCCGGAAATGGATAATCTGAATCCCGCAAAACAGTCTTAACCCAGTTATTAATCCCCTGCATGACAAACAGCAGGGAGATCTTTTGTCTTTGTCATCATTGTGAATAAAACAAAAAGGCCTTCGCTAACAGCGGTCGTAAACGCCCGCGCCGCTCAGATCTAAAAGTACCTCCCGCCGACAAGCGGCGGGCATATAACCAGCACACAGATTAGTTACATCATTCAATAGATCCCTTTTTTAAAACAAACCCCGGCGCCGTTCTGCGACTCCGAGCCCCTCCCCACCACTGAAAAGCGCCGCCGCCCCCGGCCGAAGGCCGGGAGTGATGTCGCTTTTAATGATGGGTGTTGTAACTACTCTTCTTCATCGCTGTCGGTGGAGCTGCGGGCAGTTCTTTGGTACACGCTCGTAAGCGGCCCTGCGGCCCTGCGGCCCTGCGGCCCGCTAACGCGGAGATACGCCCCGGCTGCGGCTGTCGCCTTGCCGGGACCACTCCGACCGCGTACAGAGGCATCTGAGACGTTTTTAGCGGGTATAGCTTTGCAGCTACCGTGTTAAGTTCCCTGGTGTCGCTGAGATAGTTGATGAACATCCCCCTAAGCGTCAGCAGCAAGCTGCCGCCGCTAAGGCCCCGGAAATCACGCCCTTTACGTCGTAAACGCCGTAAAGCCCGCTCACCGGGGTTAAAAGGGATTACTTTGACTTCTTCATTGCTGTTAGCGGGTTAAGGCTAATCAGGGCAGGGGGTAGGGTGGCAGAATTTATAGCCCGGCAACCGGCTACGCCGGGCTTTCGGCGCCATTTGACTCCACAGACACATGTAACCTCATCTGGCGCCTCCATGCCGCTGACGCGGCATCAGGAAGTGTAGACTTTAACGTCTGCTTTGTGCCAGGAGCGGAAGTTGTTAATTACAGTTTGCGTGGATCACGGGTCAGGGTCACTCTACTTAATACTACTCGTCCCCACCTTCGGTGATCAGACCTGACTTTTTCAGCTCAACCGCCAGCTCCTGTAAGCTCGGGCGAATTGCTTTTTCCAGACGGGTCATACCATCA
The sequence above is drawn from the Klebsiella electrica genome and encodes:
- a CDS encoding phospholipase D family nuclease, encoding MNRKIAVINRTRVRTGFVAGVLSLSLLALAPAVDAATIETGFSPEGTALQLVLKTLDSAQQEIRLMGYSFTSPEVVRSLIAAKRRGVDVRVVLDQKANSGKASMAALNLLASAGIPVRTVSAYKILHDKVIVADRRNTEAGSFNFSRAADRSNSENVLVVWDDPALAQRYLQHWSSRWSQGTDWKQTY
- a CDS encoding replication regulatory protein RepA, which encodes MSQIDNAVTSSSKDKRVYRKGSPMSASEKQMAAVARKRVTHKEIKVFVRNPLKDILIDLCSRDGITQAQLVEKLLEKEFKAQGLLK
- the tap gene encoding RepA leader peptide Tap, translated to MLRKLQYPFLCHLLLPCNISAGWCD
- the repA gene encoding plasmid replication initiator RepA, which produces MTEQHNPQHWSQLDTEEQIRFWQGVEDGHVESFLVSPEKKRTRRRRGEHSTKPKCENPSWFRPSHYKALGGQLGHAYNRLVKKDPVTGQFSLRMHMSLHPFYVRERQRAGRKYAFRPEKQRLLDALWPVLVSFCDAGKHTVGMCVSRLARELSPKDAKGKVIPETEVTIRRVSALIAEQVRFGVLGVSEETAWDRESRKRLPKYVWITAAGFKMLGVDLMKLQEQQLKKLCESEERQALIKEGLLGEHEEISVHKARKRWYQQRSLEALKYRRAKGAARKRANRLARMPQDRQVYEMACWLKKTLPADELYGYSADKLEQLAVQHLYQLELSLSHSPPH